In Aquimarina sp. TRL1, a single window of DNA contains:
- the ald gene encoding alanine dehydrogenase: MIIGVPKEIKNNENRVGLTPAGAMELVKNGHTVYVQHTAGVQSGFSDEEYVEAGAKILPTIEEVYSIAEMIIKVKEPIEPEYSLIKKDQLVFTYFHFASSEPLTKAMIESGSVCVSYETVEEADRSLPLLTPMSEVAGRMSIQQGAKYLEKPLKGRGILLGGVPGVAPAKVLVLGGGVVGTQAAKMAAGMGADVTILDISMKRLRYLDDVMSANVNTEYSNEYTIRKHIKNADLIIGGVLIPGAKAPKLITKDMLKDMRPGTVVVDVAVDQGGCFETTKPTTHQDPIYIIDDVVHYSVANMPGAVPYTSTLALTNVTLPYAVQLANKGWKAACADNEPLKKGLNVINGDVVYPAISEAFDLPLKDVETYLN, translated from the coding sequence ATGATAATAGGTGTTCCTAAGGAGATCAAAAATAACGAGAACAGGGTTGGGTTAACCCCTGCCGGAGCAATGGAGCTTGTTAAAAATGGTCACACTGTATATGTTCAGCATACAGCTGGAGTTCAAAGCGGGTTTAGTGACGAAGAATATGTTGAGGCAGGTGCTAAAATATTACCTACTATTGAGGAGGTATATAGCATTGCTGAGATGATTATCAAAGTAAAAGAGCCTATTGAACCAGAATATTCATTGATTAAAAAAGATCAACTAGTTTTCACGTATTTCCACTTTGCATCAAGTGAGCCATTGACAAAGGCAATGATCGAAAGCGGATCTGTATGTGTTTCTTATGAAACAGTTGAAGAAGCTGATAGAAGCTTGCCGTTATTGACTCCTATGAGTGAGGTGGCAGGAAGAATGTCTATCCAGCAAGGAGCTAAATATTTGGAAAAACCATTAAAGGGAAGAGGAATTCTTCTTGGAGGTGTTCCAGGAGTTGCTCCTGCAAAAGTATTAGTACTTGGAGGAGGAGTTGTAGGGACACAAGCGGCTAAGATGGCTGCTGGTATGGGAGCCGATGTCACAATACTTGATATTAGTATGAAGCGTTTGCGCTACTTAGATGATGTAATGTCGGCAAATGTGAATACTGAGTATTCTAATGAATATACCATTCGTAAGCATATCAAAAATGCTGATTTGATTATCGGAGGAGTGTTGATTCCAGGAGCAAAAGCTCCAAAGTTGATCACCAAAGATATGTTGAAAGATATGAGACCGGGAACTGTAGTGGTTGATGTAGCTGTTGATCAGGGAGGATGTTTTGAAACCACAAAACCTACTACACATCAGGATCCTATCTACATTATTGACGATGTAGTACATTATTCTGTGGCGAATATGCCTGGTGCTGTGCCATATACGTCAACTTTGGCACTGACAAATGTCACTTTGCCATACGCTGTACAATTGGCAAATAAGGGATGGAAAGCAGCATGTGCAGATAACGAACCTTTGAAAAAAGGATTAAATGTTATTAATGGAGATGTTGTATATCCTGCAATTTCAGAGGCTTTTGATCTTCCGTTAAAAGATGTTGAAACATATCTGAACTAA
- the leuS gene encoding leucine--tRNA ligase, with protein sequence MKYDFNKIEAKWQAYWAEKGTFKAENASEKEKFYVLDMFPYPSGAGLHVGHPLGYIASDIYARYKRHKGFNVLHPQGYDSFGLPAEQYAIQTGQHPAITTKDNIARYREQLDKIGFSFDWSREVRTSDAAYYKWTQWIFIQLFDSWYDLKDNMAKPISDLIAIFEKEGNKEVKAACDDAIQTFSAGEWNAYSDKEKQAVLLTYRLTYLAETEVNWCPQLGTVLANDEIVNGVSERGGYPVIRKKMTQWSMRISAYAERLLQGLNTINWTDSLKESQRNWIGKSVGASVTFDIKNFEDTIEVFTTRPDTIFGVTFMTLAPEHELVAKITTEAQKEAVEAYVEATSKRSERERMADVKTISGVFTGAYAEHPFSKEPIPIWIGDYVLAGYGTGAVMAVPCGDQRDYDFANFFSGKEGMPVIKNIFADADISEAAFVDKEKTIIANSDFLDGLNYKEATKKAISSLEEIGQGKGQTNYRLRDAVFSRQRYWGEPFPVYYVDGMPQMIEKEYLPIELPAVEKYLPTETGEPPLGRADAWAWDTKAHKVVSNDLVDHTTVFPLELNTMPGWAGSSWYLFRYMDPLNKEEFASEEALSYWENVDLYIGGSEHATGHLLYSRFWTKFLKDRGFISVEEPFKKLINQGMILGTSALVYRVSGTNKYVSKGLASSYETEALRVDVNLINASDELDIDGLKQWQPQFADAEFELEDGKYLVGREVEKMSKRWFNVVNPDDICNEYGADTLRLYEMFLGPLEQAKPWNTAGITGVHNFLKKLWKLYIGEEGHVVSETAPTKDNLKTLHKTIKKVEEDIENFSFNTSVSTFMIAVNELTAQKCNSKEVLEPLLVLIAPYAPHVAEELWSLIGNEASISTASFPKFEAAHLVESTKNYPISFNGKTRFTMELSLEMSKEEIEKEVMAHEKTQQQLAGRSPKKVIVVPGKIVNIVG encoded by the coding sequence ATGAAATACGATTTTAACAAGATAGAAGCCAAATGGCAAGCATATTGGGCTGAAAAAGGTACTTTTAAGGCTGAAAATGCTAGTGAAAAAGAAAAATTCTATGTTTTGGATATGTTTCCATATCCCTCTGGAGCAGGGTTGCATGTAGGGCATCCTCTCGGATATATCGCTAGTGATATCTATGCGAGATACAAACGCCATAAAGGATTTAATGTCTTGCATCCGCAAGGGTATGATTCTTTTGGGCTTCCAGCAGAGCAATATGCTATACAAACAGGACAGCATCCTGCCATCACTACCAAAGATAATATAGCTAGATACCGTGAACAGCTGGATAAGATCGGATTTTCGTTTGATTGGAGTAGAGAAGTAAGAACCAGTGATGCAGCTTATTATAAGTGGACTCAATGGATTTTTATTCAATTGTTTGACTCCTGGTATGATCTTAAAGATAATATGGCAAAACCGATTAGTGATTTGATTGCCATATTCGAGAAAGAAGGAAATAAAGAAGTAAAAGCTGCATGTGATGATGCAATACAGACTTTTTCTGCGGGAGAATGGAATGCGTATTCAGATAAAGAAAAACAAGCAGTATTACTTACATATAGATTAACCTACCTGGCAGAAACTGAGGTAAACTGGTGCCCTCAGTTAGGAACAGTGTTAGCAAATGATGAGATTGTTAATGGAGTTTCTGAGCGGGGAGGATATCCTGTAATCAGAAAAAAAATGACCCAATGGAGTATGCGTATTTCTGCATATGCAGAACGATTGCTCCAAGGGTTGAATACTATTAATTGGACAGATTCCTTAAAAGAATCTCAGCGAAACTGGATAGGGAAATCGGTAGGAGCAAGCGTTACTTTTGATATAAAGAATTTTGAAGATACAATAGAGGTGTTTACTACTCGACCTGATACGATCTTTGGGGTTACTTTTATGACCTTGGCACCAGAACATGAATTGGTTGCAAAAATTACTACAGAAGCACAAAAAGAAGCAGTAGAAGCTTATGTAGAAGCTACGTCAAAAAGAAGCGAAAGAGAACGTATGGCTGATGTGAAAACAATCAGTGGAGTTTTTACCGGAGCTTATGCAGAGCACCCTTTCAGTAAAGAACCAATCCCGATATGGATTGGGGACTATGTACTAGCAGGATATGGTACCGGGGCTGTAATGGCAGTTCCTTGCGGAGATCAAAGAGATTATGATTTTGCGAACTTCTTTTCAGGAAAAGAAGGAATGCCTGTTATTAAGAATATTTTTGCGGATGCAGATATATCAGAAGCGGCATTCGTAGATAAAGAGAAAACAATTATTGCAAATTCCGATTTCTTAGATGGATTGAACTATAAAGAAGCGACTAAAAAAGCAATTTCGTCCTTAGAAGAGATTGGTCAGGGAAAAGGACAGACGAATTATAGATTGAGAGATGCGGTTTTTAGTCGCCAGCGATATTGGGGAGAGCCGTTTCCTGTGTATTATGTAGATGGGATGCCCCAAATGATTGAAAAAGAGTATTTGCCGATAGAATTGCCGGCAGTAGAGAAATACCTGCCAACAGAGACAGGAGAGCCTCCGTTAGGAAGAGCAGATGCCTGGGCTTGGGATACCAAAGCACATAAAGTAGTGTCTAATGATTTAGTTGACCACACTACAGTATTTCCGTTAGAATTAAATACGATGCCAGGATGGGCTGGAAGTTCATGGTATTTGTTTCGATATATGGATCCTTTGAATAAAGAAGAATTTGCTTCAGAAGAAGCGTTGTCTTATTGGGAGAATGTTGATTTGTATATAGGAGGAAGCGAACATGCGACAGGTCATTTGTTATATTCTCGATTTTGGACAAAGTTTTTAAAGGACCGAGGTTTTATAAGTGTAGAAGAGCCCTTTAAAAAACTGATTAACCAAGGAATGATTTTGGGTACCAGTGCGTTAGTGTATAGAGTTAGCGGTACTAATAAATATGTATCCAAAGGTTTGGCGTCTTCATATGAGACAGAGGCGCTACGTGTAGATGTGAACCTGATTAATGCATCGGATGAACTTGATATCGATGGACTAAAGCAATGGCAACCACAATTTGCTGATGCGGAATTCGAATTAGAAGACGGAAAATATCTTGTAGGAAGAGAAGTGGAAAAAATGTCCAAAAGATGGTTTAATGTTGTGAATCCAGATGATATTTGTAATGAATATGGAGCGGATACTCTTCGATTATATGAGATGTTTTTAGGACCGTTAGAGCAAGCAAAACCATGGAATACAGCAGGGATAACCGGAGTACATAATTTCCTGAAAAAATTGTGGAAATTATATATTGGAGAAGAAGGACATGTTGTTTCTGAAACAGCTCCGACAAAGGATAACCTGAAGACATTACATAAAACTATTAAGAAGGTAGAAGAAGACATCGAAAACTTTTCATTTAATACCTCGGTTAGTACATTTATGATCGCAGTGAATGAATTGACTGCTCAGAAATGCAATAGCAAAGAAGTGCTAGAACCATTATTGGTATTAATTGCTCCATATGCTCCCCATGTAGCAGAAGAATTGTGGAGTCTGATAGGAAATGAAGCTTCAATTTCTACCGCTTCTTTCCCAAAATTTGAAGCAGCACACCTTGTAGAAAGTACTAAAAATTATCCAATATCATTTAATGGGAAAACTCGTTTTACAATGGAGTTGTCATTAGAAATGAGTAAAGAGGAAATAGAAAAAGAAGTAATGGCTCACGAAAAAACGCAGCAACAGTTAGCAGGTCGTAGTCCTAAAAAAGTAATAGTAGTCCCAGGTAAGATTGTCAATATTGTGGGATAA
- a CDS encoding ketopantoate reductase family protein, translating into MHTVIIGVGGVGGYFGGKIAYSGQKVTLLARGKHLEAIKKKGLVVKSIEGDFSVKPYQVTNNIDIVEKADVILVCTKSWQVREAARQIQPILKEDTVVIPLQNGADNVEKLEQELKTEHILGGLCKIYSKIESPGTILHFGFPPEIIFGNVFNKESEKLEKVKRIFDTAGIKNKIADDINVAIWRKFMFIAAVSGLGALTRATIGEMYSDMELRKILAMVVSEIYQVAKAKKVNLEETAVSATMDFIAGQPFDSTASTQRDILEGRPSELEDFNGYIVKEGKRLGVETPANKFVYYCLKPMEEKARK; encoded by the coding sequence ATGCATACAGTTATTATAGGTGTTGGGGGTGTTGGAGGATATTTTGGAGGTAAAATTGCTTATTCCGGTCAGAAAGTAACGCTTTTGGCTAGAGGGAAACATCTTGAAGCGATAAAAAAGAAAGGATTAGTCGTTAAGAGTATTGAGGGGGATTTTAGTGTAAAACCTTATCAGGTAACTAATAATATTGATATAGTAGAGAAAGCAGATGTGATTCTGGTTTGTACAAAATCTTGGCAGGTGCGTGAAGCCGCCCGACAAATACAACCTATCTTAAAAGAAGATACAGTTGTAATCCCTTTACAAAATGGGGCAGATAATGTAGAGAAACTAGAACAGGAACTCAAAACGGAGCATATCCTGGGGGGACTGTGTAAAATCTATAGCAAAATAGAATCCCCGGGAACAATTTTGCATTTTGGATTTCCTCCGGAAATCATTTTTGGAAATGTGTTTAACAAAGAATCCGAAAAATTAGAAAAAGTAAAACGCATTTTTGATACAGCAGGAATAAAAAATAAAATTGCAGACGATATTAATGTAGCCATCTGGAGAAAATTTATGTTTATAGCAGCTGTCAGTGGATTAGGTGCTTTGACAAGGGCAACTATTGGAGAGATGTATTCAGATATGGAGTTGCGAAAAATATTAGCGATGGTTGTCAGTGAAATTTATCAGGTAGCAAAAGCTAAAAAAGTCAACTTAGAAGAAACCGCAGTATCCGCTACTATGGATTTTATAGCAGGACAACCTTTTGATTCTACGGCATCTACACAAAGAGATATTTTAGAAGGGAGACCTTCAGAGTTAGAAGACTTTAATGGGTATATTGTCAAAGAAGGAAAACGATTAGGGGTAGAGACCCCAGCCAATAAATTTGTTTACTATTGTCTAAAACCGATGGAAGAAAAAGCAAGAAAATAG